Proteins encoded in a region of the Chondrinema litorale genome:
- a CDS encoding sensor histidine kinase, producing MTKLLNKPLKVFTIYALIILVISIPAYVLVVDFIWITELDENNWLTLQYTKNKLEAETFTEDDLEKINHIWGELQPGVSISKVEDNFTLQDSVYEAIRTNEYDPDDGEDRFRGLISYVVINGETYQLTIETNVEESDETFVAVAIVTMVFFAILIVGFIILNRKLSRNTWKPFYQTLSSLQSFELSKDRTLKLPETDIEEFQELNNSIEQLVKRNVDTYQLQKSFTENASHELQTPIALLKSKLDLLFQEKDVTPAISEILSSIEMPLSRLSRINKNLLLLAKVENQQYTEQEELSVKEYVENALLLFEDYIEDKQITVCSDVENALQINSNPFLLETLTHNLLSNAIRHTQTEGAILIKLETNTLLFSNSGKAALDIKQLFQRFSMASKDKISSGLGLAIVNEIAKRESWKIDYYFENYYHTFSVEF from the coding sequence ATGACCAAACTACTTAATAAACCGCTTAAAGTTTTCACCATTTATGCACTAATTATCTTAGTAATTAGCATTCCTGCTTATGTGTTGGTTGTAGATTTTATTTGGATTACTGAACTAGATGAGAATAATTGGCTCACATTGCAATACACCAAAAACAAACTAGAAGCCGAAACTTTTACCGAAGACGATCTTGAAAAAATCAATCATATTTGGGGTGAGCTACAACCCGGTGTTTCTATTAGCAAAGTAGAAGATAATTTTACTCTACAAGACAGTGTATACGAAGCGATTAGAACGAATGAGTATGATCCAGACGATGGAGAAGATCGTTTTCGTGGACTCATTTCTTATGTGGTGATCAATGGCGAAACATATCAACTAACCATCGAAACGAATGTTGAGGAATCGGATGAGACTTTCGTGGCAGTTGCTATAGTAACCATGGTTTTTTTCGCTATTTTGATTGTTGGCTTTATTATTCTCAATCGTAAATTATCTAGAAATACTTGGAAACCTTTTTATCAAACTCTTTCATCTTTACAATCTTTTGAGCTTTCTAAAGATCGCACACTCAAACTGCCAGAAACAGATATTGAGGAATTTCAAGAACTTAATAACAGTATTGAGCAACTGGTGAAAAGAAATGTAGACACTTACCAACTGCAAAAATCTTTTACCGAAAATGCTTCTCACGAATTACAGACACCGATTGCCTTGCTCAAATCTAAATTGGATTTATTGTTTCAAGAAAAGGATGTAACACCAGCAATCTCTGAGATTTTGAGTAGCATAGAAATGCCTCTTTCGCGACTTTCAAGAATCAACAAAAACCTGCTGCTTTTAGCAAAAGTCGAAAATCAACAATATACAGAACAAGAAGAATTGAGTGTAAAAGAGTATGTTGAAAACGCTCTATTGCTTTTCGAAGATTATATCGAAGATAAACAAATTACTGTTTGTAGCGATGTTGAAAATGCTTTACAGATAAACTCCAATCCATTTTTATTAGAAACACTAACCCACAATTTGCTTTCTAATGCCATTAGGCATACTCAAACCGAAGGAGCGATTTTAATTAAATTGGAGACAAACACACTCTTATTTTCTAATTCTGGAAAAGCAGCATTGGATATTAAACAGCTATTTCAACGCTTTTCTATGGCTTCTAAAGATAAGATCAGCAGTGGATTGGGGCTTGCCATTGTCAACGAAATTGCCAAAAGAGAAAGCTGGAAAATTGACTACTATTTTGAAAATTATTATCACACATTCTCAGTGGAATTCTAA
- a CDS encoding PepSY-like domain-containing protein: MKKTLIIAFTISVLSMQSCIHKTDSEMVPEEVLTALNAKFKDYKKLKWEKENEEEWEAEFVMDEKEYSANFLTNGDWKETEYEIKGSDLPDKILYILNENFSDYKIEECEIVLSNEGTSYEMEIKTNKEEFEILIDSKGNLTKQENED, translated from the coding sequence ATGAAAAAAACACTCATTATCGCATTCACTATATCAGTATTAAGTATGCAATCTTGTATACACAAAACTGATAGCGAGATGGTACCAGAAGAAGTACTTACAGCACTTAATGCAAAATTTAAAGATTACAAAAAGCTTAAGTGGGAAAAAGAAAATGAAGAAGAATGGGAAGCCGAATTCGTAATGGATGAAAAGGAATACTCAGCTAATTTTTTAACTAATGGTGATTGGAAAGAAACCGAATATGAAATTAAAGGGTCTGATTTACCAGATAAAATTTTATATATTCTTAATGAGAATTTTTCCGACTACAAAATCGAAGAATGTGAGATTGTGCTAAGCAACGAGGGCACTTCTTACGAAATGGAAATTAAAACCAATAAAGAAGAATTTGAGATATTAATTGATTCTAAAGGCAATTTGACAAAACAAGAAAATGAAGATTAA
- a CDS encoding response regulator transcription factor, with the protein MKILIIEDESELAQDMVKYLTTEQYLCEWASDYKSAINKISSYDYDCILLDLMLPGGDGLSLLSELKKLHKQDGVIIISAKNSIDDKVNGLKLGADDYLAKPFHQAELAARIESLIRRRLFDSNNIITQNELSIDLLAKTVTIENNLVNLTKKEYDLLLFFIGNKNRVLSKSALAEHLSGDFADMFDNHDFVYAHVKNLKRKLKECGYGDYIKTIYGTGYKWEI; encoded by the coding sequence ATGAAAATATTAATCATTGAAGACGAATCAGAATTAGCCCAAGATATGGTAAAGTATCTTACCACAGAGCAATATCTTTGCGAATGGGCTTCAGATTACAAATCTGCCATAAATAAGATTTCTTCTTATGATTATGATTGTATTTTACTAGATTTAATGCTTCCCGGTGGAGATGGATTATCCCTATTAAGCGAGCTAAAAAAGTTGCATAAGCAAGATGGAGTTATTATCATTTCAGCCAAGAATTCTATAGACGATAAGGTAAATGGATTAAAACTCGGAGCAGATGATTACTTAGCGAAGCCTTTTCACCAAGCAGAGTTGGCAGCGCGCATAGAATCTTTGATTAGAAGAAGGCTATTCGATAGCAACAACATCATCACTCAAAATGAATTATCGATTGATCTGCTAGCAAAGACAGTTACAATTGAAAATAATCTAGTAAACCTCACAAAAAAAGAATATGATCTGCTCTTGTTTTTTATTGGCAACAAAAACAGAGTGCTTTCAAAAAGTGCCTTAGCCGAGCATTTATCGGGTGATTTTGCAGATATGTTTGATAATCACGATTTTGTATATGCCCATGTAAAAAACCTGAAAAGGAAACTGAAAGAATGTGGCTATGGTGATTATATTAAAACAATTTATGGAACAGGTTACAAGTGGGAAATATGA
- a CDS encoding HD domain-containing protein: MLLEKVENYTSSLLEKLNDLPFHNIHHTRAVISHVKEICDRLSVSAKDGESVLIAAWFHDVGYITSHKNHEEISSRMAEDFLVKEGLYIEQIEVIKNCILSTRLPQKPKLLNEKILCDADLYHLSSLDYFFWQQLLRREWEICYAKKYSDLNWHKLNREFLSNHSYHTEYGKKILLPRVKDNLAKTERLLHTYQIKLRSV; the protein is encoded by the coding sequence ATGCTATTAGAAAAAGTTGAGAATTATACTTCTAGTTTATTAGAAAAGCTCAATGACTTGCCTTTTCATAATATACATCATACGAGGGCTGTAATTTCTCATGTGAAAGAGATTTGTGATCGATTGTCGGTTTCAGCAAAAGATGGTGAATCTGTTTTAATAGCAGCTTGGTTTCATGATGTTGGGTACATCACATCACATAAAAATCATGAAGAAATTAGCAGTAGAATGGCAGAAGATTTTCTTGTAAAAGAAGGCTTATATATAGAGCAAATTGAGGTAATTAAAAATTGTATACTTTCAACTAGGCTACCACAAAAGCCTAAATTACTCAATGAAAAGATTTTGTGCGATGCCGACTTATATCATTTATCTAGTTTAGATTATTTTTTCTGGCAGCAACTATTGAGAAGAGAATGGGAGATATGCTATGCTAAAAAATACAGTGACCTTAACTGGCACAAACTGAATCGAGAATTTCTATCAAACCACAGCTACCATACTGAATATGGTAAAAAGATATTACTACCAAGAGTAAAAGACAATTTAGCTAAAACAGAAAGGCTTTTACATACCTATCAAATAAAATTGAGATCTGTTTGA
- a CDS encoding phosphatase PAP2 family protein: MPKRTASLNQVYTPVSLIIFGLSANGKGEESLKHEFAEERNEHLANFRTHIDDYLQYSPIILSYGLDAFGVKSRNDIKNRTAILLKGELGMAIVTTALKHATSMQRPDFSNNHSFPSGHTAQAFAAATFLSEEYKHKLKWIPYVSYTIASVVGGLRMANNKHYVSDVLVGAGIGIFSVKIAYWTHKYKWSKNYKTTLR, encoded by the coding sequence ATGCCAAAAAGAACTGCCAGTTTAAATCAAGTTTATACACCGGTTTCACTTATAATTTTTGGCCTATCTGCAAACGGAAAAGGAGAAGAATCTTTAAAACATGAGTTTGCAGAAGAGCGAAATGAACATTTAGCTAATTTTAGAACCCACATAGACGATTATCTGCAATACAGTCCAATTATTTTAAGCTATGGGCTTGATGCTTTTGGAGTTAAATCTCGCAACGATATTAAAAACAGAACTGCTATTTTACTCAAAGGCGAATTAGGAATGGCAATAGTTACGACTGCCTTAAAACATGCAACCAGTATGCAAAGACCAGATTTTTCTAATAATCACTCATTTCCATCTGGGCACACTGCCCAAGCATTTGCCGCTGCTACTTTTTTATCTGAAGAATATAAGCACAAACTAAAATGGATTCCTTATGTTTCTTACACGATTGCCTCAGTAGTTGGCGGGCTTAGAATGGCAAATAACAAACACTATGTGAGCGATGTTTTGGTAGGTGCAGGCATTGGTATATTTTCAGTTAAAATAGCTTATTGGACGCATAAATATAAGTGGAGTAAAAATTACAAAACAACCCTTAGGTAA
- a CDS encoding RHS repeat domain-containing protein codes for MGNSQLSLNLEIAADGFVKIFVANESNIDIWFDDIEINYTPARIVQENHYYPFGLNMAGIEKQGIPDNKFQYNQGTGKKQFKTERDRDFGLNWDMTKHRTYDYQLGRFNQIDPLAEATPQESLSPYQYSFNNPVRYNDPYGDCPDCPWFSDDGARVNYELRKLGNYIKSKFQHDALDGNGHKIPVGAVAYSTYEKDDNPNGKGWRSKDFTDGPTEIYDDVDNVTIGSSGNSVVSFSQNLRHGLNGVVSFFELEDAVNAVSAFLGVEDKPSNNTTTTIQTSDTQNKPQALNPDDYPSESEKPLPNANETGEQGNSSSINLNPQGTIKERRVYAPDNKTKIYSDTVKTDNND; via the coding sequence ATGGGGAATTCTCAGTTGAGTTTAAATTTAGAAATAGCAGCAGATGGCTTTGTAAAAATCTTTGTAGCTAATGAAAGTAATATCGATATTTGGTTTGATGATATTGAAATCAATTATACTCCAGCCAGAATTGTGCAAGAAAATCATTACTATCCTTTCGGGCTCAACATGGCAGGCATTGAAAAACAAGGCATTCCTGACAACAAGTTTCAGTACAATCAGGGTACAGGTAAGAAACAGTTCAAGACAGAGAGGGACAGGGATTTTGGACTAAATTGGGACATGACCAAACATAGAACCTATGATTACCAGTTGGGTAGATTCAATCAAATTGACCCATTGGCAGAAGCCACACCACAAGAATCACTATCTCCTTATCAATATTCATTTAATAACCCTGTTAGATATAATGATCCATATGGAGATTGTCCTGACTGTCCTTGGTTTAGTGATGATGGTGCTAGAGTAAATTATGAATTGCGAAAATTGGGTAATTATATTAAATCTAAGTTCCAACATGATGCCTTAGATGGTAATGGACATAAAATTCCTGTAGGAGCAGTTGCATACTCTACATATGAAAAAGATGATAATCCAAATGGGAAGGGGTGGAGATCAAAGGACTTTACAGATGGACCTACCGAAATCTACGACGATGTGGATAATGTTACAATAGGTTCATCAGGAAATTCAGTTGTTAGTTTTTCTCAAAATTTGAGACATGGCCTAAATGGTGTAGTAAGTTTTTTTGAACTAGAAGATGCAGTAAATGCTGTAAGCGCTTTCTTGGGAGTTGAGGATAAACCTAGTAATAATACAACTACCACAATTCAAACGTCAGACACCCAAAATAAACCCCAAGCACTTAATCCTGATGATTATCCTTCTGAATCGGAAAAACCTCTCCCCAATGCAAATGAAACTGGAGAACAAGGAAATAGTAGTAGTATAAATCTAAATCCGCAAGGAACTATTAAGGAAAGAAGAGTATATGCTCCAGACAATAAAACAAAAATATATTCTGATACTGTAAAAACTGATAATAATGACTGA
- a CDS encoding glycosyltransferase — protein sequence MHLNKNCFNHLLKLYTTLFVIGLLSLFFINKGDIVLFINQYHSNFSDASFKQITNLGNGILLLPLLLLTLLLKDRFSALVVVLASVIHGIAVLVLKRVLFESASRPIAFFSNTSLLHFVDGVQVHASRSFPSGHTTTAFVIAFCLSLLFQKRLLTYVFLFVALIVAYSRVYLLQHFYIDILFGALVGTASVIISRLIAIQVFQKRYSKTLIPSSKLYISANNLADTRHTIQQIQYSDNIMKISIVVTLLNEEDNIFPLVNNVQKAMNGIDYELILVDDGSTDSTVSRIKSLENSRIKLLIFYKNYGQTSAMSAGIEAASGDYIVTMDGDLQNDPSDIPLMLEKLLREEWDVVAGRRLNRKDGMFVRKIPSKIANSLIRKLTDIRINDYGCTLKIFKKEIAKDLGLYGELHRFIPVLAHLQGARIAEMNVKHHPRIHGSSKYGLGRTFKVMSDLMLMVFMKKYLQKPIHLLGPIGFLSFSVGSIINLYLLIAKIAGQDIWGRPLLILGITLLLAGIQFITFGFIMEMNMRTYYESSDKKTYRIREVFIGKENNLSTSKVL from the coding sequence ATGCATTTAAATAAAAACTGTTTCAATCATCTACTAAAGTTATATACTACTTTATTTGTTATCGGTTTACTCAGCTTATTTTTTATTAATAAAGGTGATATTGTACTATTTATCAATCAATATCACAGTAATTTCTCAGATGCATCTTTTAAGCAAATTACCAATTTAGGAAATGGTATTTTGTTGTTGCCACTTTTGCTTCTTACTCTACTTTTAAAAGATCGATTTAGTGCTTTAGTAGTAGTTCTGGCCTCAGTGATACATGGTATTGCAGTATTAGTTTTAAAAAGAGTTTTATTTGAAAGTGCATCCAGACCAATAGCTTTTTTTAGCAACACATCCTTATTACATTTTGTCGATGGGGTGCAGGTACACGCTTCGAGAAGTTTTCCGTCTGGCCATACGACTACAGCTTTCGTAATTGCATTTTGTCTGTCTTTACTATTTCAAAAACGTTTATTGACTTATGTATTCTTGTTTGTCGCCTTAATAGTAGCTTATTCTAGAGTGTATTTACTTCAACATTTCTATATCGATATACTATTTGGGGCCTTAGTCGGCACTGCTTCTGTAATTATTTCAAGACTAATTGCCATTCAGGTTTTTCAAAAGAGATACTCAAAAACACTCATTCCTTCTTCTAAACTGTATATATCGGCAAATAACCTTGCTGATACTAGGCATACAATTCAACAAATTCAATATTCTGATAATATCATGAAAATATCTATTGTAGTCACTCTTTTAAACGAAGAGGACAATATTTTTCCCTTAGTTAACAATGTACAAAAAGCCATGAACGGTATCGATTATGAATTGATACTCGTGGATGATGGCTCAACAGATAGTACGGTTTCCAGAATTAAATCTTTGGAAAATAGCAGAATCAAACTCTTAATCTTTTATAAAAACTATGGCCAGACTTCAGCGATGTCTGCCGGAATTGAAGCTGCTAGTGGAGACTATATAGTTACCATGGATGGCGATTTGCAAAATGACCCAAGCGATATTCCTTTGATGCTCGAAAAACTTTTAAGAGAAGAATGGGATGTAGTTGCAGGTAGAAGATTAAATAGAAAAGATGGCATGTTTGTTAGAAAAATTCCAAGTAAAATTGCCAACAGCCTCATTAGAAAACTCACCGACATTAGGATAAATGATTATGGTTGTACCTTAAAGATTTTTAAGAAAGAAATTGCCAAAGATCTTGGTTTGTATGGAGAGCTACATAGGTTTATTCCAGTGTTAGCGCATCTACAAGGGGCAAGAATTGCAGAAATGAATGTGAAACATCACCCAAGGATACACGGTAGCTCTAAATACGGATTGGGCAGAACTTTTAAAGTTATGAGCGATTTAATGTTGATGGTGTTTATGAAAAAGTATCTACAAAAACCCATTCACCTTTTGGGTCCTATTGGCTTTCTAAGTTTTTCTGTGGGGAGCATTATCAATTTATACTTGCTCATAGCCAAAATAGCTGGACAAGATATTTGGGGAAGGCCATTATTAATTCTTGGAATTACTTTGTTATTAGCTGGTATTCAATTTATTACCTTCGGTTTTATTATGGAGATGAATATGAGAACCTATTACGAATCTTCAGACAAAAAGACCTATAGAATTAGAGAAGTGTTTATTGGGAAAGAGAATAACCTAAGCACCTCTAAAGTGTTATAG
- a CDS encoding amidohydrolase family protein, with protein sequence MLNELQKFKAVVYVHPSSPAASIKKPEFVPIDFITEFTFNTTRAANNLIYSGTMERCPDVQFIFSHMGGTLPYLHSRVKVAFPRLEPVRNAMPVSYKIKTRWASVDKNISTYIARMWFDTALNVDPFVVKLTNEIAPNHTLFGSDAFFAPRTVIDKFVPCLQNHLTQEEFENIAFRNIMALFPNRWS encoded by the coding sequence ATATTAAATGAATTACAAAAATTTAAAGCTGTAGTATATGTCCATCCTAGTTCTCCTGCTGCTTCTATCAAAAAACCAGAATTTGTTCCTATAGATTTTATAACAGAATTTACTTTTAATACCACAAGAGCCGCAAATAACCTTATTTATAGCGGAACAATGGAAAGATGCCCTGATGTTCAATTCATATTTTCTCATATGGGAGGTACTTTGCCTTATTTACATAGCAGAGTAAAAGTGGCTTTCCCAAGGTTAGAACCAGTAAGAAATGCCATGCCTGTTTCTTATAAAATAAAAACTCGTTGGGCCAGTGTAGATAAAAATATATCCACCTATATTGCTAGAATGTGGTTTGATACTGCCCTAAACGTTGATCCTTTTGTAGTTAAATTGACAAATGAAATTGCACCAAACCATACCTTATTTGGCTCTGATGCTTTCTTTGCACCAAGAACTGTAATAGATAAATTTGTACCTTGTCTTCAAAATCATTTGACACAAGAAGAATTTGAAAATATTGCTTTTCGCAATATTATGGCTCTGTTTCCAAACCGATGGAGTTAA
- a CDS encoding TonB-dependent receptor domain-containing protein yields the protein MAQQTVVNVSGAVKAKTNAENLPFASVILKNQVDSSFVAGTITNDNGLFSIAEVKPGDYFLEVTNIGFKKHVAPLFIGSNSAFISIGAIMMEENVQELNEVLITANKNAVTSTMDKKTYDVASNVSQSGGSILQSMSNLPGVTTQDGQVQLRGNSQVMVLIDGKQTAITGFGNQNGLDNIPASAVEKIEIINNPSAKFDANGNAGIINIILKKEDQEGLNGKVGLSTGLGALWVRKQNLPGIRPQYQGTPKINPSIALNYRKKKVNLFLQADNLYTQTLNKNEFINRTYDDGTVINQQMKRNRNTNFFTSKAGLDWFINDYNTITVSGLFSKESIKDRGDQPFFDGETDQSLRLWQFLEDEVLTAAMATMNYEHKFQQPGHKLNIGFNYTFDREDEKYFFDNSRPTFTTNESFFLIADQKVADFTLDYTRPMKHGVLETGLKFRSRTIPTDMQFNPSATNSVLDTGADGKATYKETIPAIYGNYTYEVKKLEAEIGLRLEYVDLNYTVDPNHNTYSSDGYDYLQPFPNARITYKLDDNHRFSVFYNRRVDRPDEGDIRIFPKYDDAEIIKVGNPALQPQFTNSFELGYKNDWDKGYFYGALYHRISDGTITRIATTVDSTNLIYNISQNVGKSYNTGIELVITRAISDKVNMNLNLNGYHNQIDAFTVLNKYPVENTFTAKKQEIYSGNIKLNTNIKFANKTEAQLTAIYLAPDIIPQGTIKARFSLDVGVKKSVQKDKGELFVNATDLLNTMVIRQKIDGNNFSYTSSNYYETQVIRFGYSYKF from the coding sequence ATGGCACAACAAACAGTAGTAAATGTTTCAGGCGCTGTTAAAGCCAAAACTAACGCAGAAAACTTACCTTTCGCTAGCGTGATTTTAAAGAATCAGGTAGACTCATCATTCGTAGCAGGAACAATTACTAATGACAATGGCTTATTTAGCATTGCAGAAGTAAAACCCGGAGATTATTTTTTAGAAGTCACCAACATAGGTTTTAAAAAACATGTGGCACCACTTTTTATCGGTTCAAACTCGGCATTTATTTCTATTGGTGCGATTATGATGGAAGAAAATGTGCAAGAGCTAAACGAAGTACTCATTACTGCAAACAAAAATGCCGTAACCAGTACGATGGATAAAAAAACATACGATGTGGCTAGCAATGTGAGCCAAAGTGGCGGCAGTATTTTACAATCTATGAGTAATTTACCGGGAGTAACAACGCAAGATGGACAAGTTCAACTTAGAGGAAATAGCCAAGTAATGGTCTTGATTGATGGTAAACAAACTGCAATTACAGGTTTCGGCAATCAAAATGGGTTAGACAATATACCGGCGTCTGCAGTAGAAAAAATTGAAATTATCAATAATCCATCAGCAAAGTTTGATGCCAATGGAAATGCAGGAATCATAAATATCATTCTTAAAAAAGAAGACCAAGAAGGCTTAAATGGAAAAGTGGGATTATCTACAGGTTTAGGTGCTTTGTGGGTGCGAAAACAGAATTTACCGGGTATAAGACCACAATATCAGGGAACACCAAAGATTAATCCTTCAATCGCATTGAACTATAGAAAGAAGAAAGTAAACCTATTCCTCCAAGCTGATAATCTGTACACACAAACCCTCAATAAGAATGAGTTCATTAATAGAACTTATGATGATGGAACGGTGATTAATCAGCAAATGAAACGGAACCGAAATACAAACTTCTTTACTTCTAAAGCTGGTTTAGATTGGTTTATAAATGATTATAATACCATTACAGTTTCGGGCTTATTCAGTAAAGAATCTATAAAAGATAGAGGCGACCAGCCATTTTTTGATGGAGAAACTGATCAAAGTCTGAGACTGTGGCAGTTCTTAGAAGATGAAGTGCTTACTGCTGCGATGGCTACTATGAATTACGAACATAAATTCCAACAGCCCGGACATAAGCTAAACATTGGCTTCAACTATACTTTCGACAGAGAAGATGAAAAGTACTTTTTCGATAATTCCAGACCAACTTTTACTACTAATGAATCTTTCTTCTTAATAGCCGATCAAAAAGTAGCCGACTTTACTTTGGACTATACCAGACCAATGAAACATGGTGTTTTAGAAACTGGCTTAAAGTTTAGAAGCAGAACCATTCCTACCGATATGCAATTTAATCCATCAGCAACAAATTCTGTGTTAGATACTGGAGCAGATGGAAAAGCCACTTACAAAGAAACCATTCCGGCAATTTATGGAAATTACACTTATGAGGTTAAAAAACTCGAAGCAGAAATCGGTTTGAGATTAGAGTATGTAGATTTGAATTATACAGTAGACCCTAACCACAATACTTATTCAAGCGATGGTTACGATTATTTGCAGCCTTTCCCCAATGCGCGCATTACATATAAGTTAGATGACAATCACCGATTTTCAGTCTTTTATAACCGCAGGGTAGATCGACCAGACGAAGGTGATATTCGTATCTTTCCAAAATACGATGATGCGGAAATCATTAAAGTGGGTAATCCGGCATTGCAACCACAATTTACCAATAGTTTTGAACTGGGATATAAAAACGATTGGGACAAAGGCTATTTTTATGGAGCACTTTACCATCGCATTTCAGATGGAACAATTACGAGAATCGCCACCACAGTTGACAGCACAAACCTGATATATAACATCTCGCAAAACGTAGGCAAAAGTTATAATACAGGTATTGAATTGGTAATAACTAGAGCAATTTCTGATAAAGTAAATATGAATTTAAACCTGAATGGCTACCACAATCAAATAGATGCTTTTACAGTGCTAAATAAGTATCCAGTTGAAAATACCTTTACCGCCAAAAAGCAAGAGATTTATTCTGGCAACATCAAACTCAATACGAATATTAAGTTTGCTAACAAAACAGAAGCGCAGTTAACAGCAATTTATTTGGCACCAGATATCATTCCACAGGGAACTATTAAAGCTAGATTTTCTTTAGATGTAGGAGTTAAAAAATCAGTTCAAAAAGACAAAGGTGAGTTGTTTGTAAATGCTACTGATCTTTTAAACACAATGGTAATTAGGCAAAAAATTGATGGAAATAATTTTTCCTATACTAGTTCTAATTACTACGAAACTCAGGTAATTCGTTTTGGCTATAGTTATAAATTTTAA
- a CDS encoding toxin-antitoxin system YwqK family antitoxin, which translates to MLLISCGVQQEEYEKDYYENGNLKYIIQIQNGEYNGELKLYYENGELKTETRVVDGIRNGPFKKYSKDGLLLKEGTYKDGEYNGHYKVYYNNGKLNKTYVLEKGIANGINKIFSPKGNIIYEGKYIDMYMVGTHYGYYDDSRKLLKSKEKSVLFVFEGDTSSIPIFYEKYDSLGNLYDSKSRVNVITEKDTFYQDEEVLVTLEVTEPEHSRIMAHVGNYNDEFILIDSTDFITYGNIETLGHTIEVELPTDKIGKKMLRGYIYDFDVESKTDSGTTTIGSLHNFFEYEYYVKKH; encoded by the coding sequence ATGTTGTTGATTTCATGTGGTGTCCAACAAGAAGAATACGAGAAAGATTATTATGAAAATGGTAATTTAAAGTATATTATACAAATCCAAAATGGAGAATACAATGGAGAATTAAAATTATATTATGAGAATGGAGAATTAAAAACCGAAACACGTGTTGTAGATGGTATTAGGAACGGGCCTTTCAAAAAATACTCAAAAGATGGTTTGCTTTTAAAAGAAGGCACATATAAGGATGGTGAATATAATGGACATTATAAGGTTTATTATAATAATGGTAAGCTCAATAAAACATATGTTTTAGAAAAAGGAATTGCCAATGGTATAAATAAAATATTCTCACCTAAAGGTAATATAATTTATGAAGGTAAATACATCGATATGTATATGGTAGGGACACACTACGGTTATTATGATGATAGTCGGAAATTATTAAAAAGTAAAGAGAAATCCGTTTTATTTGTTTTTGAAGGTGACACGAGCTCCATACCTATATTTTATGAGAAATACGATAGTTTAGGCAATTTGTACGATTCTAAATCAAGGGTTAACGTTATAACTGAGAAAGATACCTTTTATCAAGATGAAGAGGTACTTGTCACTTTAGAAGTAACTGAACCTGAGCACTCTAGAATAATGGCACATGTAGGTAACTATAATGATGAGTTTATTTTAATTGATAGTACTGACTTCATTACATATGGCAATATTGAAACTTTAGGTCATACTATTGAAGTGGAATTACCTACTGATAAAATCGGGAAAAAAATGTTGAGGGGATATATTTATGATTTTGATGTAGAATCAAAAACAGACTCTGGAACTACGACCATTGGTTCATTACATAATTTTTTTGAGTATGAATATTATGTGAAAAAGCATTAA